Within the Romeriopsis navalis LEGE 11480 genome, the region TTACAATTCGGCAAAACTGGCTCAGTTACAAGCGTTGGCATATGCGCAGGGAGCAGAGATTCATGTAGGCCCGGGGCAGGAGAAACATTTGCCGGAAGAAGCATGGCATGTGGGGCAGCAAAAATAGGGACGGGTCAGGCCAACGATACAGTTTTATGGAGTGGCTATCAATGACAATTCAGATCTGGAAATAGAAGCACAAAAGCCTGGCAGACAATCAGACAAAATTTATCGGGCGTCGAAAATTTCTTCAGGTATTGAACTCTGTTCAACCCA harbors:
- a CDS encoding eCIS core domain-containing protein, translated to MPENKTGLPDRLKTVAEQLSGLSMDEVRVHYNSAKLAQLQALAYAQGAEIHVGPGQEKHLPEEAWHVGQQK